One Scleropages formosus chromosome 8, fSclFor1.1, whole genome shotgun sequence DNA window includes the following coding sequences:
- the LOC108937154 gene encoding thyroid hormone receptor alpha isoform X2: MELRWLDGPKRKRKNSQCAVKSMSALSLSTPGYVPSYLEKDEPCVVCGDKATGYHYRCITCEGCKGFFRRTIQKNLHPSYTCKYDGCCVIDKITRNQCQLCRFKKCIAVGMAMDLVLDDDKRVAKRRLIEENRERRRKEEMVKTMQTRPEPTQSEWELIRIVTEAHRHTNAQGSHWKQKRKFLPEDIGQSPVAPTSDGDKVDLEAFSEFTKIITPAITRVVDFAKKLPMFSELPCEDQIILLKGCCMEIMSLRAAVRYDPESETLTLSGEMAVKREQLKNGGLGVVSDAIFDLGKSLAQFNLDDSEVALLQAVLLMSSDRTGLTSVEKIEKCQETYLLAFEHYINHRKHNIPHFWPKLLMKVTDLRMIGACHASRFLHMKVECPTELFPPLFLEVFEDQEV; encoded by the exons ATGGAACTGAG GTGGCTCGACGGTCCAAAGAGGAAGCGGAAGAACAGCCAATGTGCCGTGAAGAGCATGTCAG CGCTCAGCCTCTCTACTCCAGGGTACGTACCCAGCTATCTGGAGAAGGACGAGCCGTGCGTTGTCTGCGGGGACAAGGCCACTGGGTACCACTACCGCTGCATCACATGCGAGGGCTGCAAG GGCTTCTTCCGCCGGACCATACAAAAGAACCTTCACCCCTCGTACACGTGCAAGTACGATGGCTGCTGCGTCATCGACAAGATCACCCGCAACCAGTGCCAGCTGTGCCGCTTTAAGAAGTGCATCGCTGTTGGCATGGCCATGGACC TGGTGCTGGACGATGACAAGCGAGTGGCCAAGCGGCGTCTTATTGAGGAGAACCGGGAGCGGCGGAGAAAGGAGGAGATGGTGAAGACCATGCAGACCCGGCCGGAGCCGACCCAATCCGAGTGGGAGCTCATCCGTATCGTGACGGAAGCTCACCGTCACACCAATGCCCAGGGCTCCCACTGGAAGCAGAAGCGCAAGTTCTTG CCCGAAGACATTGGACAGTCCCCTGTGGCGCCCACCTCGGACGGAGACAAAGTAGACCTGGAGGCCTTCAGCGAGTTCACCAAGATCATCACGCCTGCCATAACCCGTGTCGTAGACTTTGCCAAAAAACTGCCCATGTTCTCTGAG CTGCCTTGCGAGGACCAGATCATCTTGCTGAAGGGATGCTGCATGGAGATCATGTCCTTGCGTGCCGCTGTGCGCTACGACCCTGAGAGCGAGACGCTCACCTTGAGCGGGGAGATGGCCGTCAAGCGAGAGCAGCTAAAGAACGGTGGTCTTGGTGTGGTTTCCGACGCCATCTTCGACCTGGGCAAGAGCCTGGCGCAGTTCAACCTGGATGACTCGGAGGTGGCGCTGCTCCAGGCCGTGCTGCTCATGAGCTCAG ACCGCACGGGTCTCACCTCTGTGGAGAAAATCGAGAAGTGCCAGGAGACGTACCTGCTTGCGTTCGAACACTACATTAATCACCGCAAGCACAACATTCCACACTTCTGGCCAAAGCTGCTGATGAAGGTTACGGACCTACGAATGATCGGAGCCTGCCACGCCAGCCGTTTTCTGCACATGAAAGTGGAGTGTCCCACCGAACTGTTCCCTCCGCTCTTTCTGGAGGTGTTTGAAGACCAGGAGGTCTGA
- the LOC108937154 gene encoding thyroid hormone receptor alpha isoform X1, translating into MFCLSPLPSCRWLDGPKRKRKNSQCAVKSMSALSLSTPGYVPSYLEKDEPCVVCGDKATGYHYRCITCEGCKGFFRRTIQKNLHPSYTCKYDGCCVIDKITRNQCQLCRFKKCIAVGMAMDLVLDDDKRVAKRRLIEENRERRRKEEMVKTMQTRPEPTQSEWELIRIVTEAHRHTNAQGSHWKQKRKFLPEDIGQSPVAPTSDGDKVDLEAFSEFTKIITPAITRVVDFAKKLPMFSELPCEDQIILLKGCCMEIMSLRAAVRYDPESETLTLSGEMAVKREQLKNGGLGVVSDAIFDLGKSLAQFNLDDSEVALLQAVLLMSSDRTGLTSVEKIEKCQETYLLAFEHYINHRKHNIPHFWPKLLMKVTDLRMIGACHASRFLHMKVECPTELFPPLFLEVFEDQEV; encoded by the exons ATGTTCTGCCTTTCTCCTCTTCCCTCATGCAGGTGGCTCGACGGTCCAAAGAGGAAGCGGAAGAACAGCCAATGTGCCGTGAAGAGCATGTCAG CGCTCAGCCTCTCTACTCCAGGGTACGTACCCAGCTATCTGGAGAAGGACGAGCCGTGCGTTGTCTGCGGGGACAAGGCCACTGGGTACCACTACCGCTGCATCACATGCGAGGGCTGCAAG GGCTTCTTCCGCCGGACCATACAAAAGAACCTTCACCCCTCGTACACGTGCAAGTACGATGGCTGCTGCGTCATCGACAAGATCACCCGCAACCAGTGCCAGCTGTGCCGCTTTAAGAAGTGCATCGCTGTTGGCATGGCCATGGACC TGGTGCTGGACGATGACAAGCGAGTGGCCAAGCGGCGTCTTATTGAGGAGAACCGGGAGCGGCGGAGAAAGGAGGAGATGGTGAAGACCATGCAGACCCGGCCGGAGCCGACCCAATCCGAGTGGGAGCTCATCCGTATCGTGACGGAAGCTCACCGTCACACCAATGCCCAGGGCTCCCACTGGAAGCAGAAGCGCAAGTTCTTG CCCGAAGACATTGGACAGTCCCCTGTGGCGCCCACCTCGGACGGAGACAAAGTAGACCTGGAGGCCTTCAGCGAGTTCACCAAGATCATCACGCCTGCCATAACCCGTGTCGTAGACTTTGCCAAAAAACTGCCCATGTTCTCTGAG CTGCCTTGCGAGGACCAGATCATCTTGCTGAAGGGATGCTGCATGGAGATCATGTCCTTGCGTGCCGCTGTGCGCTACGACCCTGAGAGCGAGACGCTCACCTTGAGCGGGGAGATGGCCGTCAAGCGAGAGCAGCTAAAGAACGGTGGTCTTGGTGTGGTTTCCGACGCCATCTTCGACCTGGGCAAGAGCCTGGCGCAGTTCAACCTGGATGACTCGGAGGTGGCGCTGCTCCAGGCCGTGCTGCTCATGAGCTCAG ACCGCACGGGTCTCACCTCTGTGGAGAAAATCGAGAAGTGCCAGGAGACGTACCTGCTTGCGTTCGAACACTACATTAATCACCGCAAGCACAACATTCCACACTTCTGGCCAAAGCTGCTGATGAAGGTTACGGACCTACGAATGATCGGAGCCTGCCACGCCAGCCGTTTTCTGCACATGAAAGTGGAGTGTCCCACCGAACTGTTCCCTCCGCTCTTTCTGGAGGTGTTTGAAGACCAGGAGGTCTGA